ACCGCCCCGTGCTGCCGTCCACCTCGGCACCCCGGCGGGTGGTCATCGCCTTTACCATCGACCGCAGCGGAACCGTCAGCGGCGCGCGCGTCCACGTGCCCAGCGGCTACGCCCCCCTCGATTTCTCCGCCCTCCGCGCGGTTCGCTCCCTCGGCCGCTTGCCGCCCCTGCCCCGCAGCTACGAGAGAGAGTCCCTCTCCGCCCGCTTCGTCTTCGAGTTGATTCCCTCCGGACCGTGACCGGGAGACCCACGATGCCCCCACTGCGCCACATGCCCCGCCCCCTTCCTGGATGGATCGTCGTCGGCCTGCTCTGGTTTCTCCCGCCCTGGATGCTGGCCCAGGGTGATCCCGGCGAGCTGACCGGAGTGATCTCCGGCCGCGCCGCCGCGAAGATCTCCATCGCGGTTCCTCCCACCACGGTGACCGGTGGAGCCCGCGCCGCCGACGCCGCGGAAATGGGCCAGGTGCTCAGGGACGACCTGGATTTCTCCGGCTGGTTCGGCCTGCTCGACCCCCGGGGAGAAGGGCGCATTCCCGCCACCCGTCTCGACGACGCGGCGGCCTGGAAGGAGGTTGGCGCCGCCTACCTGCTCAGCAGCACCCTGCGCCAGCGGGAAGGGCGGGCGGTGTTCGAGGTTCGACTGCTGGAGACCGGCGGCGGTGAGAAGCTCCTCCACCGCCAGTGGGGCGGCCTTCTGCCCGACGATCTGCGCCGGCTGGCCCACGCGGCCTCGGACGCGGTGGTGACGGCCCTGACCGGCCAACCGGGGCTGGCGAGCACCAAGATCGCCTTCGTCTCCCGCCATGGAGAGGGCAAGGAGGTCTACCTGATGGACTACGACGGCGCCCGGGTCCGCCGCCTGACCACCACCGGGGCGATCAACCTCTCCCCGTCGTGGTCCGCCGATGCCCGCCGGCTGACCTTTCTTTCGTACCTGGGCCGCAAGCCATCGATCTACCTCCTCTCCGAAAAGGGCGAGGTGACCACGCTCCATCCCAAGGGCGGCGACCTCAACGCGGCTCCCGACTTTTCTCCCGACGGACGCCAACTGGTTTTTTCCTCGGACCGGGACGGCAACACGGAGATCTACCTCTACGACCTGGAGACCGGCAGGGAAACCCGGCTGACCCGCAACTCCGCCATCGACACCGCCCCGTGCTGGTCCCCGTCCGGCCGTGAGATCGCCTTCACCTCCGACCGTTCGGGAACCCCGCAGATCTACCTGATGCAGGCCGACGGCAGCAACCAGCGGCGTCTGACCTGGGAGGGCCGCTACAACGAATCGGCCGCCTGGTCCCCGGACGGCAGTCGCCTGGCCTTCGTCAGCCGCATCGCCGGGAGATTCGAGATCGTGATCCACGACCTGGCTTCGGCCCGCGAGACGGTGATCACCTCCGGCCCCGGCAACAAGGAGAACCCCCGCTGGGCGCCGGACGGACGCCACCTGGTCTTCGCCTCCGATCGGACGGGAATGTACTCGATCTACACCATCCGCGACGACGGCAGCGATTTGCGGCGGCTGACCCGGGGCCGGGAGTCTTTCACCCCGGATTGGAGCCCTCTCCGCAAGTAGACGATTGCATCCCGTGGCGAGGCGGCCAAAATAGGGCGGTCCGGGCGCGATTCCCGATCGCTCCCCAAGGAGGACAGATGCTTTCAGAGCGCAGGATGCGGGGCGGGGTCATGGTCGTGGCCCTGCTGGCCCTTGTCATGGTGGGATGTCCACGCCCCTCGACCACACCCGTGGTGGACACTCCGTCGCCCTCCGACGGCCCCGGTGCCGAGGGCGCCCCGGAGTGGGGCACGCCGGCTTCCGCCGGCGCCGACGCGGCCGCCGGGGAAGAGAAGCTGGCCGGCGAGGGCTTCGCCGAACCGGAACTGGTTCAGCAGGGCATGGACGAAGCCGTCCAGAGCCTCGACGAGGAAGTGGCGGAAGCCCGCCAGGTCCTGCAGCCGGTCTTCTTCGCCTTCGACAGTTCCTCCCTCTCGGACGTCTCCCTCCGGACCATCGAGGCCAACGTGCGCTGGCTGACCCTGCACCCGGACCTGCGGGTCGTGGTCGAGGGTCATTGCGACGAGCGCGGCACCATCGAATACAACCTCGAGCTCGGCGCCCGGCGGGCACGGGCCATCCGCGAGCACATGATCCGCCTCGGCCTCGACGCGGCACGCATCGAGACCCTCAGCTACGGCGAGGAGCGCCCGGCCGACCCCGGCCACGACGAGGCGGCCTGGGCCCGCAACCGGCGCGCCGAGTTCCGCGCGGAGCCCCTCCGATGAGCGTCCCCCGTGTCGCCGGCATCCTGCTCCTGGCCCTCGCCCTCGGAGCCTGTGTCCCTCCCGTCCCCGGAGGAGCGACCACCGCCGACGCCGGAGAGATCCGCGATCAGCTCTTCAAACTGCAGAAAGACTCGGCCCGCATCCTCGGTGAAATCGAACAACTCAAGCAGCCCGCAGGGCAGGGCGAAGAGCGCCCCCTGTGCGCGGAAGCCGTCACCCGGATCGGCGAACTCCAGCACCGGCTCCAGGTGATCGAAGAACAGCTCCTGGCCACCCAGAAGCGTCTCGACGAGACCCTGGCCGAGGTCCGCCTGCTGCGCCGCACCCCCCCGCCCTCCTGGCTGCCCCCCTCCGCCGACGGGGCCCGGCCCGGCGCCGAAGCTCCTGCCGCGCCCCCGGGAGCCGCGACCGAGCCCCGGGCCGAGACCGCGACGCCCGCCCCCGAAGAGTCGACCGCCGCGATCGCCCCCGAAGACCTCTTCCACGGGGCCTACGCGGACTACTCCCGGGGCCGCTACGAGTTGGCCCTGGCCGGCTTCGAGGGCGCCCTCCGGGCCGATCCGGCCGGCCCCCTGGCCGATGACTGCCAGTACTGGATCGGCGAGTGCCTGGTGGCGCTCCACCGCTACCCCGACGCGGTCAAGGCCTTCGAGCACCTGATCACGGCCTATCCCGAGAGCGACAAGCTGGCCCGGGCCTGGCTCAAGAAGGGTATCGCCCAGTTCGAGGCCCGGCGGCGGGTGGAGGGTGTCGAGACGCTGGAGACCGTCATCGCCACCTGGCCCGACTCCGACGAGGCCCGCATCGCCCGGGAGTACTTCCGGCGCAAGGGGATCCTCGACGATTGACCTCGCCGGCGGCTTGACAGCCCCGGCCGCTTGACCCACAATACCGGCTCTCCGCGCGGGGCCCTTGTCTGCGCTCTGTGGTGGTGTGCCCGTAAGTCGCAAGGATGGAAGAAGATGGCGAATCACAAGTCGGCGGCCAAGCAGGCCAGGAGAAACGAAGCTCGGCGCCTTCGCAACCGTTGGTGGCGCTCGCGTCTGCGTTCCGCGCTGAAGACCTATCGCGCCGCCGTGGAAGCCGGAGAGAAAGACCGGGCCGGATCCCTGCTGGCCTCCACCCTCGGCCTGGTGGACCGCACCGCCAAGGCCGGCGTGATCCACGACAACGCCGCCGCGCGCACCAAGTCCCGCCTCCAGGCCGCCTACAACAAGCTGGGCTGACCCTCTCCCGCCCCGGGGACCCGGCCGTCAGCCCTTGATCACGGCGACGGGCCGGAGGCGGGCGACCGGCGCCGCCAGGCCCGCCCCCTCCACGGCGGCGACCACCCGGGCCACGTCCTTGTAGGCCTCGGGGATCTCCTCGACCACCGTCCGGGCACCGGCGGCCCTCAACTCGATGCCCCTGTCCTCCATCTCGCGACGGATCGCGCGCCCCCTCGCCGCCTTGCGCGCCGCGCCCCTCGAGAGCCGGCGCCCGGCGCCGTGGCAGGCCGAGCAGAAGGCTTCGGCGGATCCCTCCCGCCCCGCGAGGACGAAGGAGTAGCGCCCCATGTCCCCGGGAATCAGCACCGGCTGTCCCCACGGCCGGTAAGCCTCCGGCAAGCCTTCGCGCCCCGGGCCCCAGGCGCGGGTGGCCCCCTTGCGATGCACGCAGAGGCGACGCAGACGGCCCTCCACCCGGTGGGTCTCCAACTTGGCGATGTTGTGGCAGACGTCGTAGACGGTCCGCAGGCCGTGGGTCGCCGGGGGAAGGCCCAGGTCTTCCTCGAACACCCGCGCCACCTGGTGCGCCATGATCTGGCGGTTGGCGAAGGCGAAGTTGGCCGCGGCGGCCATGGCGCCGAGATACTGCCGCCCTTCGGCGGAATCGAGGGGCGCGCAGCAGAGCTGCCGATCCGGCAACTCGATGCCATGGCGCCGCGACGCGGCCAGCATCACCCGCAGGAACTCGTCGCAAACCTGGTAGCCCAGCCCCCGGGATCCGGAATGGATCGAGACGGTCACCTGCCCTTCGAACAGGCCGAAGGCCGCCGCGGCGCCCGGATCGAAAATGCGATCCACCCGCTGCACCTCGAGAAAGTGATTCCCCGAGCCCAGGGTGCCCAGCTGGCGACGACCCCGCTCCCGGGCCCGCGGGGAGACCCCCGCGGGGTCCGCGTAGGTCAGACATCCGCCCTCTTCGATCCGTTCGGCCTCTCCCGGATCGCCCATGCCCCGCCCCACAGCCCAACCGGCCCCCTCGGTGAGCACGCGGTCCATCTCGCGCTGGCCCAGGTCCAGGTCCGGCCGCCGGGAGCCGACTCCCGCCGGCACCCGCCGGTAGAGGGCGTCGGCCAGGACGCCGGCCCGCGACTCGATGGCGTCGCATGCGAGATCGGTGGCCAGCAGCCGCACACCGCAGTTGATGTCGTAGCCCACGCCTCCCGGCGAAATCACCCCCGTATCGGCGTCGAAGGCCGCCACGCCGCCGATGGGAAAACCATAGCCCCAGTGGATGTCGGGCATGGCCAGCGAGCGGCCGACGATGCCCGGCAGACAGGCGACATGGGCGACCTGCTCGACCGCTTTCTCGCCCAGCACGTCTTCGATCAGCCCCGCGTCGGCGTAAATCAGCCCTTCGACCCGCATTCCACCCTGCCGTGGAATGCGCCAGCGCCACGGGTCGATCGGCTCCACGCCCCATCCCGCTTTCCGCGAGGCACTCATCACAGGTCCACGATGACCCGGGCGCGCCAGCCGTCACCCCGCGGCTCGAGAACCAGGCCGTGATGGGTGACGGCCTTGATCTCCGTGCGAAAAGCATGACGCTCCACGTCGAGGGCCTCGCCCCAAGCCCTGCCGGAAACCCGCCCGGAATCGAGACTCTGCACTTCGAAGGCGCAGAAAACCATGTCGCGGCTCATGGCCACCGACAGCAGTTCCGACAGCCAGGCGACCAACAGCGCGGCGAGGTCGGGGCCGGCGGCCCGCACCGCCACGGGCTCGGGGTCCATCCCTACCCGGGAGAGATCCGCCATCATGCCGAAGAGGGCCGCGGCGGCGGTTTCGAAGAGCGCGCCGATCCCGGCGGCTTCCACCGCGAAGCCCGCATCGGCCGTATGCTCCACCTCGCGCCACGGCACGGGACCACGGATCACCGCCGCCTTCCCTTCGGCCGGGGTGCGCGCCGCCGGGCCCCGGCGCGGCCGCCCCGCCGACCCCGGCCCCGACCCTGCCCCGGACGCGTGGGCCCGGGCAGCCGGGCGGGAGCGAAATCCACCAGGTGCCGCAGCAGGTCCACCCGATCGACCCGAATGCGAATCGGCTGGCCGAGGCGATAGACCGTGCCTGTGTCCTGGCCTACCAGGCGCCGTCGAGCCGTGTCGTAGCGGAAGTACTCCTGGCCGAGGCGGGCGATGGGGATCATCCCCTCCACGTAGGGCTCGCCGAGCAGGACGTGCACCCCGTGGGGAGCCACCTCGACCACGGTACCGTCGAACTCTTCCCCCAGGCGGTCGGCCATGAAGGCGGCCATCTTCCAGGCGATCGCCTCCCGCTCGGCGGCCTCCGCCTCGCGCTCCAGCCGCGAACATTCCACGGCCAGTTCCGGCATCCGCGCCTCCCTCTCGGCCCGCGCGCCGCCGCTGCCGGGATCGGAACGCAGCACCCGCCGCAGCGCCCGGTGAGCCAGCAGGTCCGGGTAGCGCCGAATCGGCGAGGTGAAGTGCAGGTAGCGGGTCAGGGCCAACCCGAAATGGCCCAGGCAGGCCGGGTCGTAGCGGGCCAGGGCCATCGCCCGCAGCACCAGGCGCTGGACCAGGGGATGCTCCGGCCGTCCCTCGCTGGCGGCGATCACTTCCTGCAGCCGACCCGGCTCGATCCGGCCCTGGCGGCTCACCGGAAAGCTGTAGCCCAGTCCGTCGAGGGCCTCGGCCAAGCGCTGGAGCCGATCGAGGGGCGGCTTTTCGTGGACCCGGTAGAGCACGGCCTCCTGGCGGGCGAGCAGGACTTCGGCCACCGCCTCGTTGGCCGCGATCATGAATTCCTCGATCATCCGGTGGGCCGGATTGCGGCCCCGGGCCTCGATGCCGATGGTGGCGCCCTCCACGTCCATCAGGATCTCCGGCTCCGGCAGGTCGAAGTCCACCGCGCCCCGCCGGGACCGGGCCCGCTCCAGCCGGGCGGCCAGCGCCAGGGCTCTTTCGAGCATCGCCACCACCTCGGGGTCCACGCCGGCCAGGGACTCGCGCCCGCCTTCGGCCAGGGCGGCCACCTGCTCGTAGGTCAGTCGCGCCCGGGAGCGAATCACCCCCTGGTGGAAACGGGTGGCCAACCGCCGGCCTTCTCCGTCGAACTCGAGGGTCACGCCCTGGGTCAGGCGCGGCCGGTCCGGACGCAGAGAACACAGATCGCAGCTCAAACGTTCGGGGAGCATGGGTACGGCGCGGCCGGGGAAGTAGACGCTCGTGCCCCGGCGCAGCGCCTCCACGTCGGTCGCCGAACCCTCGGGCACGAAGGCGTCCACGTCGGCGATGAAGACGTGCAGGAGGGTCTTGCCCTCCCGCTGCTCGACGCAGATCCCGTCGTCGAAATCCCTGGCGGTGGCCCCGTCCACCGTGGCGACGATCCTGTCCCGGAAATCCTCCCGCCCCTCGAGAGACCAGCCCGAAAGATCTCCCGGCAAAGACGCCACTTCCTCCAGCACCTCGGCGGGAAACTCCGGATCGAGACCGTACTTGCGGATCAGGACCTCGACCTCCACACCCGGGTCGTCGGGCCGGCCGAGGCGCTCGACCACGGTGCCCGTGGCCGGCTGCCCGGGCTCCGCGAAGCGCTGAATCTCGATTCGCACCAGCTCGCCGCTCCGGGCGTCGGCGGTCTTCTGGGCCGGCACCAGCACTTCGAAGCCGAAGCCGCTGTCGAGGGGGTCGACGATCGCCGCTCCCGAATAGGTCCGCTGCAGCAGGCCCACCAGGCTCCGCGATCGGCGCTCCACCACCCGCAGGATCCTGCCCGCCTGCCTCCCGTCGCGCTGGATCTCCACGATCTGGGCGGCGACCAGGTCACCGTGGAGGGCGTCGGCCTGGGCATGGGGAGGAATGAACAGATCCTTCTGCTGGGGATCGTCCGGCGCCACGAAGCCGTAACCCGCCGGCAGCCGGGTGAAACGGCCCACCACCTGCCCCAGGTCCCGCACGGCTCCGAAACGCCGCCCGCGGGCCATGACCAGGGATCCTTCCTTGACCCATTGCTGCAGGCGGCGGCGCAGGGAGGGGCGCTGTTCGGGAGACAGCCCCAGCCGGTCCGCCAGTTCCCGGGCGGTCAGCATCTCCCCGTCGGCGAGGAGCGCCTCGATCTTCTCGATTCCAGGCAAGCGCAACATGGCCGTAGGGTACTCCGAGCCATGGCGCCGGGGAAGAGCCGTCCCCGCCTCGAGGCATCCGTCCACGCGGCGCCGGAGCCGGCCGGGACGGGGAAGTCCGGCTCGGCCTGGAGTCGTCGGCCCCCACGAAGGAGCCGCCCCGCGTGCGGGGCCGACGACGCGGTTCGCAGGCCCCTGCTAGAGGGAAAACTCCAATCCAACGCTCACCGTCCACAGCGTGTCGATGTCGGCGTCGAACCAGTCGAACTCACCACGAATCGCGATGCGGTCGGTGCTCTGGTAGCGCAGCCCCGCCCCCAGCGTCAAACCGCTGTCATCTTCGCTCAGGGTCACCCCGAGCACGGTGGCATCGGTGTCGTTCGAGAAGAAACCGCCCTTGAGAAACACGCCGAGCCGATCGCCGAGGGCCAGTGAGCCCCGGCCCACCAATGTGTAACCGGTCACCTCGACGTCGATCTTCTCGCCGAAAAGAGAGTCCGAAGCCGTTCCACTCTCGAAATATGAAAACTCCATCGCGAACATGTCGGTGAACGCGTATCCACCGAAGACCTTCCAGCCCATCGCACTGTCCGAGAACACCAAATCCACGTCCGTGTCATCGACCTTCGTAGAACCGAGACCCAGGCCGGCATAAGGTCCCTCGACCGCGAGGACCGGTGTTCCGACCAGGATCAGGACGACGAGAAACAAAGAAACTTTCCGCATTGTGACGTACCTCCAACCATGCGCCGGTAAGACCCGAAGCGACCTCACCGGCAACCACCATCAAACAAAAAAACCCGCGAACCGCAACGGTAGGCTATCCAGCGCGGAAAAGAATGTCAACGCTCACGACGCACGCGGCGCCCCCCGGTCACACTTTCTCCTCCGCGACCGGGGCCACCCGGCCGGCGGCCCCGCGCTCCCTGGCGCAAGGCCCATGCGTCTTGCGTCGCTCCCGGTTCGAACACCCCCGGTCACGGAGCGGAGAGGTCGAGCCGGCCGAAGCTCCGGTGACCGTCTCCATCCTTCTTTTTTGCATGTCGTCGACCGCTCGGCGTCACGGCTTGCGCGGACGCGCGCCGAACGGATCGCGAGCCGGAAAGCCTCGCCGCCTGGCCGCGCCACCAGCCCGGGAAAGAGAACGCGGGTCTCCCGGCGCCGGGAAGCCGGGGCACTCCGGCGGCGCCCTCTCCCGGTCACCGCCACGGCGACGAGAGCGCCGATTGGGTAGGATGAAGTCCGTTTTTCAACAGGGAGCGAGCCGAGCATGGGGCGCAGCCAACCAAGCCGGAAACCGAGAGCCGCCGTCGGCGTACGCCTGGCGGTCGCCCTGCTCTTCGCCGCCAGCGGCGTGGCGGCGCTGGTGGACCAGGTGGTCTGGACCCGCTGGATGGCACTCTCCCTCGGCGCGAGCAGCTACGCCGCCGTGGTGGTCCTGGCGACTTTCATGGCGGGTCTCGGCCTGGGCTCGGGTATCGCCGGCTGGATCGGCGACCGCCGGCCGGAGCGCGACCTGGCTTTCTTCGCCGCCGCCGAGGCCGTGGTGGGCCTGTGGTCCCTGCTCTCCATCCCCCTGGTGGGGCAGATGCTGCCCGGCTGGGCGGCGCGCCTGGCGGGCCCCGGAGGTCTGCCGGCCGGCGCGCGGGGCCTTCTCGCCGCCGCCTGCCTGCTGATCCCCACCCTGGCCATGGGAGCCACCCTTCCCCTGTTGGCCCGATGGGCCGTACAGGCCGGCGGCCTGCCCGGGAGCGACGTGGGGCGGCTGTACACCCTCAACACCCT
This DNA window, taken from Acidobacteriota bacterium, encodes the following:
- a CDS encoding OmpA family protein, with product MLSERRMRGGVMVVALLALVMVGCPRPSTTPVVDTPSPSDGPGAEGAPEWGTPASAGADAAAGEEKLAGEGFAEPELVQQGMDEAVQSLDEEVAEARQVLQPVFFAFDSSSLSDVSLRTIEANVRWLTLHPDLRVVVEGHCDERGTIEYNLELGARRARAIREHMIRLGLDAARIETLSYGEERPADPGHDEAAWARNRRAEFRAEPLR
- a CDS encoding porin family protein produces the protein MRKVSLFLVVLILVGTPVLAVEGPYAGLGLGSTKVDDTDVDLVFSDSAMGWKVFGGYAFTDMFAMEFSYFESGTASDSLFGEKIDVEVTGYTLVGRGSLALGDRLGVFLKGGFFSNDTDATVLGVTLSEDDSGLTLGAGLRYQSTDRIAIRGEFDWFDADIDTLWTVSVGLEFSL
- the rnr gene encoding ribonuclease R; its protein translation is MLRLPGIEKIEALLADGEMLTARELADRLGLSPEQRPSLRRRLQQWVKEGSLVMARGRRFGAVRDLGQVVGRFTRLPAGYGFVAPDDPQQKDLFIPPHAQADALHGDLVAAQIVEIQRDGRQAGRILRVVERRSRSLVGLLQRTYSGAAIVDPLDSGFGFEVLVPAQKTADARSGELVRIEIQRFAEPGQPATGTVVERLGRPDDPGVEVEVLIRKYGLDPEFPAEVLEEVASLPGDLSGWSLEGREDFRDRIVATVDGATARDFDDGICVEQREGKTLLHVFIADVDAFVPEGSATDVEALRRGTSVYFPGRAVPMLPERLSCDLCSLRPDRPRLTQGVTLEFDGEGRRLATRFHQGVIRSRARLTYEQVAALAEGGRESLAGVDPEVVAMLERALALAARLERARSRRGAVDFDLPEPEILMDVEGATIGIEARGRNPAHRMIEEFMIAANEAVAEVLLARQEAVLYRVHEKPPLDRLQRLAEALDGLGYSFPVSRQGRIEPGRLQEVIAASEGRPEHPLVQRLVLRAMALARYDPACLGHFGLALTRYLHFTSPIRRYPDLLAHRALRRVLRSDPGSGGARAEREARMPELAVECSRLEREAEAAEREAIAWKMAAFMADRLGEEFDGTVVEVAPHGVHVLLGEPYVEGMIPIARLGQEYFRYDTARRRLVGQDTGTVYRLGQPIRIRVDRVDLLRHLVDFAPARLPGPTRPGQGRGRGRRGGRAGARRRAPRPKGRRR
- a CDS encoding archease — translated: MIRGPVPWREVEHTADAGFAVEAAGIGALFETAAAALFGMMADLSRVGMDPEPVAVRAAGPDLAALLVAWLSELLSVAMSRDMVFCAFEVQSLDSGRVSGRAWGEALDVERHAFRTEIKAVTHHGLVLEPRGDGWRARVIVDL
- the tolB gene encoding Tol-Pal system beta propeller repeat protein TolB — translated: MPPLRHMPRPLPGWIVVGLLWFLPPWMLAQGDPGELTGVISGRAAAKISIAVPPTTVTGGARAADAAEMGQVLRDDLDFSGWFGLLDPRGEGRIPATRLDDAAAWKEVGAAYLLSSTLRQREGRAVFEVRLLETGGGEKLLHRQWGGLLPDDLRRLAHAASDAVVTALTGQPGLASTKIAFVSRHGEGKEVYLMDYDGARVRRLTTTGAINLSPSWSADARRLTFLSYLGRKPSIYLLSEKGEVTTLHPKGGDLNAAPDFSPDGRQLVFSSDRDGNTEIYLYDLETGRETRLTRNSAIDTAPCWSPSGREIAFTSDRSGTPQIYLMQADGSNQRRLTWEGRYNESAAWSPDGSRLAFVSRIAGRFEIVIHDLASARETVITSGPGNKENPRWAPDGRHLVFASDRTGMYSIYTIRDDGSDLRRLTRGRESFTPDWSPLRK
- the rpsT gene encoding 30S ribosomal protein S20, which gives rise to MANHKSAAKQARRNEARRLRNRWWRSRLRSALKTYRAAVEAGEKDRAGSLLASTLGLVDRTAKAGVIHDNAAARTKSRLQAAYNKLG
- a CDS encoding RtcB family protein, whose protein sequence is MSASRKAGWGVEPIDPWRWRIPRQGGMRVEGLIYADAGLIEDVLGEKAVEQVAHVACLPGIVGRSLAMPDIHWGYGFPIGGVAAFDADTGVISPGGVGYDINCGVRLLATDLACDAIESRAGVLADALYRRVPAGVGSRRPDLDLGQREMDRVLTEGAGWAVGRGMGDPGEAERIEEGGCLTYADPAGVSPRARERGRRQLGTLGSGNHFLEVQRVDRIFDPGAAAAFGLFEGQVTVSIHSGSRGLGYQVCDEFLRVMLAASRRHGIELPDRQLCCAPLDSAEGRQYLGAMAAAANFAFANRQIMAHQVARVFEEDLGLPPATHGLRTVYDVCHNIAKLETHRVEGRLRRLCVHRKGATRAWGPGREGLPEAYRPWGQPVLIPGDMGRYSFVLAGREGSAEAFCSACHGAGRRLSRGAARKAARGRAIRREMEDRGIELRAAGARTVVEEIPEAYKDVARVVAAVEGAGLAAPVARLRPVAVIKG
- a CDS encoding tetratricopeptide repeat protein, with translation MSVPRVAGILLLALALGACVPPVPGGATTADAGEIRDQLFKLQKDSARILGEIEQLKQPAGQGEERPLCAEAVTRIGELQHRLQVIEEQLLATQKRLDETLAEVRLLRRTPPPSWLPPSADGARPGAEAPAAPPGAATEPRAETATPAPEESTAAIAPEDLFHGAYADYSRGRYELALAGFEGALRADPAGPLADDCQYWIGECLVALHRYPDAVKAFEHLITAYPESDKLARAWLKKGIAQFEARRRVEGVETLETVIATWPDSDEARIAREYFRRKGILDD